The Xanthomonas fragariae genome has a segment encoding these proteins:
- the trhA gene encoding PAQR family membrane homeostasis protein TrhA: MPVSHNVTAPHYKTASARRADVLVHAAGLFWAIVGGAWMVWRAHASQTMLPAICVYALGLLVMFACSAAYNFAPSQRQPMLRKFDHAGIFVMIAGSYTPFFLVTLDGIWCWAMLVAVWSVALFGVFAKLCLPGIAKSFWVAIYLLLGWAGIVVIKPIIAGLDSTVLWLIAVGGAFYTVGVTFYVRKSMVYNRAIWHAHVLGGALSHWYAIWLCLRPLGGV; this comes from the coding sequence GTGCCCGTGTCCCACAACGTCACTGCTCCGCATTACAAGACCGCTTCCGCACGCCGCGCCGATGTCCTCGTGCATGCCGCCGGACTCTTTTGGGCCATTGTCGGCGGCGCATGGATGGTCTGGCGCGCCCACGCAAGCCAGACGATGCTGCCGGCCATCTGCGTCTACGCGCTGGGGCTGCTGGTGATGTTCGCCTGCTCGGCTGCCTACAACTTCGCCCCGTCGCAGCGCCAACCGATGCTGCGCAAGTTCGACCACGCCGGCATCTTCGTCATGATCGCCGGCTCCTACACACCGTTTTTTCTTGTCACGCTCGACGGCATCTGGTGCTGGGCGATGCTGGTGGCGGTCTGGAGCGTGGCCTTGTTCGGCGTGTTCGCCAAATTGTGCTTGCCCGGCATCGCCAAGAGCTTCTGGGTGGCGATCTACCTGTTGCTGGGCTGGGCCGGCATCGTGGTCATCAAACCGATCATAGCCGGCCTGGACAGTACCGTGCTCTGGCTCATCGCCGTTGGCGGCGCGTTCTACACCGTGGGCGTGACCTTCTACGTGCGTAAATCGATGGTGTACAACCGCGCCATCTGGCACGCCCACGTGCTGGGCGGCGCCTTGTCGCACTGGTATGCGATCTGGCTGTGTCTGCGGCCGTTGGGTGGGGTTTAG
- a CDS encoding ribonucleotide-diphosphate reductase subunit beta, with protein sequence MSATPLERIKILEPRHPNRSTAIINGQTSGILNWNDIPYPSFYRAYKELSTNFWIPDEVDMKGDARQYNELSAREKNAYDSIIGLLATLDSPQTRFIYNVAEYITDPAAHANAAIIGQQEVIHNESYSYVLASITGLADQNRVFEIARTHPTIIKRNAPIMGAYDDFLRDKSAETLIRALIQSSILEGINFYSGFAYFYNLVRQNRMTGTGKIISFINRDELAHSKFISELIRAIIGENQALQGDQLTDYVHKAFEHAIDLETVWTAEVLDGIDGIDVDEMIRYVKYRANKMAGMLGIEKLYEGANDNVMPWIKAYADNFTETKTDFFEMRNASYKKTNSDNGFDDL encoded by the coding sequence ATGTCCGCAACACCGCTTGAGCGCATCAAGATCCTGGAGCCGCGTCACCCCAATCGCTCCACCGCCATCATCAATGGCCAGACCTCCGGCATCCTCAACTGGAACGACATCCCGTACCCGTCCTTTTATCGGGCCTACAAGGAACTGTCGACCAACTTCTGGATCCCCGACGAGGTGGATATGAAGGGCGACGCACGCCAGTACAACGAGCTGTCCGCGCGCGAGAAAAACGCCTACGATTCGATTATCGGCTTGCTGGCCACGCTGGATTCGCCGCAGACGCGCTTCATCTACAACGTCGCCGAATACATCACCGACCCGGCCGCGCATGCCAATGCTGCGATCATCGGCCAGCAGGAAGTGATCCATAACGAGAGCTACAGCTATGTGCTGGCCTCGATCACCGGCCTTGCCGATCAGAATCGCGTGTTCGAGATTGCGCGCACGCACCCGACCATCATCAAGCGCAACGCGCCGATCATGGGCGCCTACGACGACTTCCTGCGCGACAAGAGCGCCGAAACGCTGATCCGCGCGTTGATCCAGTCCTCGATCCTGGAAGGCATCAACTTCTATTCCGGCTTTGCGTATTTCTACAATCTGGTCCGTCAGAACCGCATGACCGGCACCGGTAAGATCATCAGCTTCATCAACCGCGATGAGCTGGCGCATTCGAAGTTCATCAGCGAATTGATTCGCGCCATCATCGGCGAGAACCAGGCGCTACAGGGCGACCAGCTCACCGACTACGTGCACAAGGCCTTCGAGCACGCGATCGACCTGGAAACGGTGTGGACGGCTGAAGTGCTGGACGGCATCGACGGCATCGACGTGGACGAGATGATCCGCTACGTGAAGTACCGCGCCAACAAGATGGCTGGCATGCTCGGCATCGAGAAGCTGTACGAAGGCGCCAACGACAATGTGATGCCGTGGATCAAGGCCTATGCCGACAACTTCACCGAGACCAAGACCGACTTCTTCGAAATGCGCAATGCCAGCTACAAGAAGACCAATTCGGATAACGGCTTCGACGATCTCTGA
- a CDS encoding ribonucleoside-diphosphate reductase subunit alpha: MTTNDTLAAIAAATPATTSGAASVSLPGRGAPEVTDPSDVVPPPRQAIAMHAQTIEEQTVATWITKEAGNRRIPFEPQRLERAIDQIHAEFPQLDVADYKRSVFGFVERKDSVNADDLVDHLIREAEARVDLTTPEWEHFAARLYLRRLYKRASRNRFYDASQKYGSFVGLQESLADRNIYSNDILRSYSKEELIEAGKMIAPERDTFFAYNGLYLLATRYLATDSSRGVFELPQERWLTIALYLMQDEAGNGKGSRERRMQLVGEAYWALSNLYMTVATPTLANAGKVGGQLSSCFIDTVDDSLQGIYDSNTDVARVSKHGGGVGAYLGYVRSSGSAIRGVSNSSGGVVPWIKQLNNTAVSVDQLGQRKGAIAVYLDIFHRDIESFLDLRLNNGDQRLRAHDVFTSVCIPDLFMEAVERRGDWYLFDPHEVKRIKGWYLQDFYDEKKGDANSSFRRKYEEVVADERITRKTVKAIEIFKRIMVSQLETGNPFMFYRDEVNRKNPNKHEGMVYSSNLCTEILQNMSPTRMMQEIISGNQIVTTKKAGDFVVCNLSSINLGRAITAQADQADLLGADVLERLIPIQVRMLDNVIDLNQLPVPQATITNQKYRAIGLGTFGWHHLLAQKAIHWNAKEAEDYSDELYERINYLTIQASMQLAKEKGTYSVFRGSDWHTGEYFRVRDYNSPQWLELSAQVAVNGVRNAWMLAVAPNMSTAQIAGSTASIDPIYSAFYYEEKKDFRRPVAAPGLSLDTWPYYEKGAYKVDQFASVRQNARRQRHIDQSISFNFYVPSTIRASTLLDLHMTAWREGLKTTYYVRSNDIDISECEWCSS, from the coding sequence ATGACCACCAACGACACCCTTGCCGCGATCGCCGCCGCTACCCCAGCTACCACCAGCGGTGCCGCCAGTGTCAGCTTGCCTGGTCGCGGCGCGCCAGAAGTGACCGATCCGTCGGATGTCGTGCCGCCTCCTCGCCAAGCCATTGCAATGCACGCACAGACAATCGAAGAACAAACCGTCGCCACCTGGATCACCAAAGAAGCCGGCAACCGCCGGATCCCGTTCGAGCCGCAGCGTCTGGAGCGCGCCATCGACCAGATCCATGCCGAATTTCCGCAGCTGGACGTGGCCGACTACAAGCGTTCGGTGTTCGGTTTCGTGGAGCGCAAGGACAGTGTCAATGCCGACGACCTGGTCGACCATCTGATCCGCGAGGCCGAGGCCCGCGTCGATCTGACCACCCCGGAGTGGGAGCACTTCGCTGCGCGTCTGTATCTGCGCCGCCTGTACAAGCGCGCCAGCCGCAACCGTTTCTACGACGCCAGCCAGAAGTACGGCTCGTTCGTCGGCTTGCAGGAGAGCCTGGCCGACCGCAATATCTATTCCAACGACATTCTGCGCAGCTACTCCAAGGAAGAGTTGATCGAAGCAGGCAAGATGATCGCGCCCGAGCGCGACACCTTCTTCGCCTACAACGGCCTCTACCTGCTGGCCACCCGTTACCTGGCCACCGACAGTTCGCGTGGCGTGTTCGAGCTGCCGCAGGAGCGCTGGCTGACCATCGCGCTGTACCTGATGCAGGATGAAGCCGGCAACGGCAAGGGCAGCCGCGAGCGCCGCATGCAGCTGGTGGGTGAGGCCTATTGGGCGCTGTCCAATCTCTATATGACCGTGGCTACCCCGACGCTGGCCAACGCGGGCAAGGTCGGTGGCCAGCTGTCTAGCTGCTTCATCGACACCGTTGACGACAGCCTGCAGGGTATCTACGACTCCAATACCGACGTGGCGCGCGTGTCCAAGCACGGCGGCGGCGTGGGCGCGTATCTGGGCTATGTGCGTTCGTCGGGGTCGGCGATCCGCGGCGTGTCCAATTCGTCCGGCGGCGTGGTGCCGTGGATCAAGCAGCTCAACAACACCGCCGTGTCGGTGGATCAGCTGGGCCAGCGCAAGGGCGCCATCGCGGTTTATCTGGACATCTTCCACCGCGACATCGAGTCGTTCCTGGACCTGCGTCTGAACAACGGCGACCAGCGTCTGCGCGCGCACGACGTGTTCACCTCGGTGTGCATCCCCGACCTGTTCATGGAAGCGGTCGAGCGTCGCGGCGACTGGTACTTGTTCGATCCGCACGAAGTGAAGCGGATCAAGGGCTGGTACCTGCAGGACTTCTACGACGAGAAGAAGGGCGACGCCAACAGCAGCTTCCGCCGCAAGTACGAGGAAGTGGTCGCCGACGAGCGGATCACCCGCAAGACGGTCAAGGCCATCGAGATCTTCAAGCGGATCATGGTCAGCCAGCTGGAAACCGGGAACCCTTTCATGTTCTATCGCGATGAAGTCAATCGCAAGAATCCGAACAAGCACGAAGGCATGGTCTATTCGTCCAACCTGTGCACCGAGATCCTGCAGAACATGAGCCCGACGCGGATGATGCAGGAGATCATCAGCGGCAATCAGATCGTCACCACCAAGAAGGCGGGCGACTTCGTCGTGTGCAACCTGTCCTCGATCAACCTGGGCCGCGCGATCACCGCGCAGGCCGACCAGGCCGATCTGCTTGGCGCCGACGTGCTGGAGCGGTTGATTCCGATCCAGGTGCGCATGCTCGACAACGTGATCGACCTGAATCAGCTGCCGGTGCCGCAGGCCACCATCACCAACCAGAAGTACCGCGCCATCGGCCTGGGCACCTTCGGCTGGCACCACCTGCTCGCGCAGAAGGCGATCCATTGGAATGCCAAGGAAGCCGAGGATTACAGCGACGAGCTGTACGAGCGCATCAACTATCTGACCATCCAGGCGAGCATGCAGCTGGCCAAGGAAAAGGGCACCTACAGCGTGTTCCGCGGCAGCGACTGGCACACCGGCGAGTACTTCCGTGTGCGCGACTACAACAGCCCGCAGTGGCTGGAGTTGTCCGCGCAGGTGGCCGTCAATGGCGTGCGCAACGCCTGGATGCTGGCGGTGGCGCCGAACATGAGCACCGCGCAGATCGCCGGCTCCACTGCCTCGATCGACCCGATCTACAGCGCGTTCTACTACGAAGAAAAGAAGGATTTCCGTCGTCCGGTCGCCGCTCCGGGCCTGTCGCTGGACACCTGGCCGTACTACGAAAAGGGCGCCTACAAGGTCGACCAGTTCGCCAGCGTGCGCCAGAACGCGCGGCGTCAGCGTCACATCGACCAGTCGATCAGCTTCAACTTCTACGTGCCCAGCACCATCCGCGCCAGCACGTTGCTGGATCTGCACATGACCGCCTGGCGCGAAGGGTTGAAGACCACGTACTACGTGCGTTCCAACGACATCGACATCAGCGAATGCGAGTGGTGTTCGAGCTGA
- a CDS encoding TonB-dependent receptor — protein sequence MCLLHSYSRPHRPPRPYPQARHALSLALGLALTGWLAPSASAAEAPAEADAQTMDAVQVRTSFQSQNTRAIATKQAAPTIVDSVAADSIGQLPDFNVGDALRRVTGVSTVEYQGEPRYVTVRGLNGNYNSMLIDGFAFASNDIGSRQAMMDVLPANFVDRIDVVKSLLPENDGGAIGGVTNLVTATGFGRPDGLLTFSAKGGANLMEQRYGGRTPVGEGELKWGKRFGRDGEFAFLGAASVWRRVISVPQQENGGGLNWYNADGTRAPVAYGGVGDAVPSERRWYNYDNTRERRGVTMRVDWQPDGPLSGHVSGYAFRQREASDRDTQSAQVQNDARLTRTGPQSGTLDNLNQVVELGQLRWKRGLTGINGELLAELPAQWRGALRASTSRATVDNPQTWDRFQQNRLAYGFDWSGSLPAFTPLDPALADDPARYANLYHQQERTGYAERVSDLQLELRRNMDEDSRGLGLAWGVRQVRTHMQTSVQRTTWNGLPYTLADVLGSPTCALGCTMPMMTIDPALADARWDAVAGDARGVVDTNAHNSGSYGVDEQVRAGFAQAQWRGERWRLAGGVRLEQTRFGSTGQQLNGTAWTPVTAVRTYRNWLPSLAGQLQTSANGTLRFGVSRSIGRPRLDQMALNGGVLTLGSTPPTLNRGNPDLQPRRSQNLDLGHDWTFDDGGSLLSIALFQKTIDDEIFRYGQLQTIDGQQVLVTQPRNTDRPVRMRGAELGAVKEIGPWLPALAGLSVGANVTFLDVDYPVMLGDGTRTTLAVLPQQPKQLWNLTLNYARGSLRTSLAWSHTGELWDDRYPNYSNQQEFYRNRYQQPLDRIDLKLAWDVSPAVAVSLDVLNLAGQGYEYRIGRHQEYVQSAWKMAPTVMVGVNVKL from the coding sequence ATGTGCTTGTTGCATTCTTATTCCCGCCCTCATCGTCCCCCCCGGCCTTACCCACAGGCCCGGCATGCGTTGTCGCTTGCGCTGGGGCTGGCTTTGACCGGCTGGCTTGCCCCATCGGCCAGCGCTGCCGAGGCGCCCGCCGAGGCCGACGCGCAAACGATGGATGCGGTGCAGGTACGCACCTCGTTCCAGTCGCAGAACACACGTGCCATCGCCACCAAGCAGGCCGCACCCACCATCGTGGATTCGGTCGCCGCCGACAGCATCGGGCAACTGCCGGATTTTAACGTCGGCGATGCACTGCGACGCGTCACCGGCGTGAGCACCGTGGAGTACCAGGGCGAACCGCGTTACGTGACGGTGCGCGGTCTCAACGGCAACTACAACAGCATGCTGATCGATGGCTTTGCTTTCGCCAGCAACGACATCGGCAGCCGCCAGGCAATGATGGATGTGCTGCCGGCTAACTTTGTCGACCGCATCGATGTGGTGAAGTCGCTGCTGCCGGAAAACGACGGCGGCGCGATCGGTGGTGTCACCAACCTGGTCACCGCGACTGGCTTTGGCCGCCCAGACGGCCTGCTGACCTTCTCGGCAAAGGGTGGCGCCAACTTGATGGAACAGCGTTATGGCGGCCGTACGCCGGTGGGCGAAGGAGAGCTGAAGTGGGGCAAGCGCTTCGGGCGCGACGGTGAGTTTGCTTTTTTAGGCGCCGCTAGCGTCTGGCGTCGGGTGATCTCGGTGCCGCAGCAGGAAAACGGTGGCGGCTTGAACTGGTACAACGCCGATGGCACGCGCGCTCCGGTGGCCTATGGCGGGGTTGGTGATGCAGTGCCCAGTGAACGCCGTTGGTACAACTACGACAACACCCGCGAACGCCGCGGCGTGACCATGCGTGTGGATTGGCAGCCGGATGGCCCGCTCAGCGGCCATGTGTCCGGTTATGCGTTCCGCCAGCGCGAGGCCTCCGACCGCGACACGCAGTCCGCCCAGGTGCAGAACGACGCACGCCTGACCCGCACTGGCCCGCAAAGCGGCACGCTGGACAACCTCAACCAGGTCGTCGAGCTGGGGCAGCTGCGCTGGAAGCGCGGGCTGACCGGTATCAATGGCGAGCTGCTGGCCGAGCTGCCGGCACAGTGGCGCGGCGCACTGCGGGCAAGCACCTCGCGCGCCACGGTGGACAACCCGCAAACCTGGGATCGCTTCCAGCAAAATCGCCTGGCATACGGTTTCGACTGGAGCGGCAGCCTGCCCGCATTCACGCCCCTGGACCCCGCGCTGGCCGACGACCCGGCGCGCTATGCAAACCTCTATCACCAGCAGGAGCGCACCGGCTACGCCGAACGGGTCAGCGACCTGCAACTGGAGCTGCGTCGCAACATGGACGAGGATAGTCGTGGGTTGGGTCTGGCGTGGGGCGTGCGACAGGTGCGCACGCACATGCAGACATCGGTACAGCGCACCACTTGGAATGGGTTGCCTTACACATTGGCCGACGTGCTGGGCAGCCCGACCTGCGCCCTGGGCTGCACCATGCCGATGATGACCATCGACCCGGCACTGGCTGACGCACGCTGGGATGCCGTCGCCGGCGATGCGCGCGGGGTAGTGGACACCAATGCGCATAACAGCGGCAGTTACGGCGTCGATGAGCAGGTGCGCGCCGGCTTCGCCCAGGCGCAATGGCGCGGTGAACGCTGGCGGTTGGCTGGTGGCGTGCGCCTGGAGCAGACGCGTTTTGGCAGCACCGGCCAGCAATTGAACGGAACCGCCTGGACACCGGTTACTGCGGTGCGCACCTACCGCAACTGGCTGCCATCGCTTGCTGGCCAACTGCAGACCAGCGCCAACGGCACGCTGCGCTTTGGAGTGTCTCGTTCGATCGGGCGACCGCGCCTGGACCAGATGGCGTTGAACGGCGGTGTGCTCACGCTGGGCAGCACCCCGCCAACGCTCAACCGGGGCAACCCTGACCTGCAACCGCGCCGCTCGCAGAATCTGGACCTTGGCCACGACTGGACCTTCGACGATGGCGGCAGCCTGCTGTCGATCGCGCTGTTCCAGAAGACCATCGACGATGAGATTTTCCGTTACGGCCAGCTGCAAACCATCGACGGCCAGCAGGTACTGGTCACCCAGCCACGCAATACCGACCGGCCGGTGCGCATGCGTGGTGCCGAACTCGGTGCGGTCAAGGAAATAGGCCCGTGGCTGCCCGCACTCGCCGGCCTGTCGGTCGGTGCCAATGTCACGTTCCTGGATGTGGACTACCCAGTGATGCTCGGCGATGGCACCCGCACCACGCTGGCGGTGCTGCCACAGCAGCCCAAGCAGCTATGGAATCTGACTCTGAACTATGCCCGTGGCTCGCTGCGCACCTCGCTGGCCTGGAGCCATACCGGCGAGCTATGGGACGACCGCTACCCCAACTATAGCAACCAGCAGGAGTTCTATCGCAACCGCTACCAGCAACCGCTGGATCGCATCGATCTGAAGCTGGCCTGGGATGTATCGCCAGCGGTGGCAGTGAGCCTGGACGTCCTCAATCTGGCCGGCCAGGGCTACGAATACCGCATCGGTCGCCATCAGGAATATGTGCAATCGGCCTGGAAGATGGCCCCCACCGTGATGGTCGGTGTCAATGTCAAACTCTGA
- a CDS encoding thioredoxin family protein, translated as MQTFHASTPDDYVAALAAHPRLLVDYYKDNCPGCKMLDMSLAKFAASEDAIGVALLKVKLEVVGEDFFRGLGLRQTPTLALFKDGSEVARLPGFQSPGQVETAVKSQL; from the coding sequence ATGCAGACCTTCCACGCCTCCACGCCTGACGACTACGTCGCCGCCCTGGCTGCGCATCCGCGCTTGCTGGTCGACTACTACAAGGACAATTGCCCTGGCTGCAAGATGCTCGATATGTCGTTGGCCAAGTTCGCCGCGAGCGAAGACGCCATAGGCGTTGCACTTCTCAAGGTGAAGCTGGAAGTGGTTGGCGAGGACTTCTTCCGCGGCCTGGGCTTGCGGCAGACGCCGACCCTGGCGTTGTTCAAGGATGGCAGCGAAGTGGCGCGCCTGCCCGGCTTCCAGTCGCCGGGGCAGGTAGAAACCGCGGTCAAGAGCCAGCTTTGA
- a CDS encoding flavodoxin → MRILLVHTSLSGNTRDVARAINARCEELGHAVTWIDTDIQTLAQACPNGAEYDLYILGSWSINAGRTPPEMKRFIEELVNAVGKPERLAVFGTGETQWGEENYCGAARRIAAFFGTRYPRLEIEQMPHGERDATKIQRWTDHILACTKTSPYADLPRLHA, encoded by the coding sequence ATGCGCATCCTCCTCGTCCACACCTCGCTCAGCGGCAACACGCGCGATGTCGCGCGTGCGATCAACGCGCGCTGCGAAGAGCTGGGCCATGCGGTAACCTGGATCGATACCGACATCCAGACGCTTGCTCAGGCCTGCCCCAACGGCGCCGAGTATGACCTCTACATCCTCGGCAGCTGGAGCATCAATGCCGGGCGCACGCCGCCGGAGATGAAGCGCTTCATCGAAGAGCTCGTCAATGCGGTCGGCAAGCCGGAACGCCTGGCGGTGTTCGGCACCGGCGAGACGCAGTGGGGCGAGGAGAATTACTGTGGCGCGGCGCGGCGCATCGCCGCGTTCTTCGGTACGCGCTACCCGCGGCTGGAGATCGAACAGATGCCCCACGGCGAACGCGACGCCACCAAGATCCAACGTTGGACCGACCACATTCTTGCCTGTACAAAGACATCCCCCTATGCAGACCTTCCACGCCTCCACGCCTGA
- the avrBs2 gene encoding type III secretion system effector avirulence protein AvrBs2: MRIGPPQLSAAHTTALATPTHTSASMPMEVPHVPGGDQPLRARPRRSVAIAPPLVPLNESGMSGKQALVALDSEFSEQRLAEVQARQITLQAAQSRLATHLGPADTGSIAARFAAGTLEPVYLDTAVFKQMASGLTKRARAAAGPVLVDAQQGRITFDMQRAFAPGDSFSDAALVALSKALDLPSHGLTTPDCLQPAPPQLHRKLQQAARYHGHEMPARDGGAAFFKANDHHLVAGKEALLRKRRKELVHGNYFQAPSTRALGKDVMIHRGLFDNHAGIPENSLAAIDRAYAQGYRTLELDVEVSADGVPVLMHDFTIGRMTDDPQNKLVSQLPFAQLRDMQLVIRNPVDGNFIKTDQTIAAVEQALEHALQKPEAMSVALDCKEDTGEAVAMLLMRRPDLRKGAAIKLYAKYYTGGFDQFLSNLYKHYQINPLHSEDAPRRAALDRLLAKMNVVPVFSQGMLADPQVRDFFPGKDDGPEGLAETAVQWLESWNRMRLVTVEAVSTDQQSDAGKAMELTRTRLRQPDSSYAHAAFSAGYRYEDFSLPRANHDKDYYVWRNFGEMQKISGEAFGIKRTTAGAFRDAGESLLTDQVEEELLALLENRTLARGHTGVELDLPPETPIDTARDADIVQQRTREFRDASKPADPIAIGAVREGRVLDRSADLPYDAAARRAVDARAESLGLLTDKYRGAPVTHYLNEQAKQSEPE, from the coding sequence ATGCGTATTGGTCCTCCGCAACTGTCTGCCGCGCATACCACCGCGCTGGCGACACCGACCCACACCAGCGCGAGCATGCCAATGGAGGTGCCGCACGTACCAGGCGGCGACCAGCCACTGCGTGCACGTCCTCGTCGGTCGGTCGCCATTGCACCACCGCTGGTGCCATTGAACGAAAGCGGCATGAGCGGCAAGCAGGCGTTGGTGGCGCTAGACAGCGAGTTCTCCGAGCAGCGCCTGGCCGAAGTGCAGGCGCGGCAGATCACCTTGCAGGCAGCGCAAAGCAGGCTTGCCACGCATCTGGGGCCGGCCGACACAGGCAGCATCGCGGCACGCTTTGCCGCCGGAACGCTGGAGCCGGTCTACCTGGATACCGCCGTATTCAAGCAAATGGCGAGCGGCCTGACCAAGCGTGCACGTGCAGCGGCAGGTCCGGTTCTGGTCGATGCGCAGCAAGGCCGTATCACCTTCGATATGCAGCGTGCGTTTGCGCCTGGCGACAGCTTCAGCGACGCAGCACTTGTCGCATTGAGCAAGGCGCTGGATCTGCCAAGCCATGGGCTGACAACTCCGGATTGTCTGCAGCCCGCCCCCCCCCAGCTGCACCGCAAGTTGCAGCAAGCCGCGCGATACCACGGCCACGAGATGCCAGCGCGCGACGGCGGCGCAGCGTTCTTCAAGGCCAACGACCATCATCTGGTGGCTGGCAAGGAAGCGCTGCTGCGCAAGCGCCGCAAAGAGCTGGTTCACGGCAACTATTTCCAGGCGCCCAGCACGCGCGCACTGGGCAAGGACGTGATGATACATCGTGGCTTGTTCGACAACCACGCCGGCATTCCGGAAAACTCGCTTGCCGCCATTGATCGCGCCTACGCGCAGGGGTATCGCACCCTGGAGCTGGATGTCGAAGTCAGTGCCGACGGCGTGCCGGTATTGATGCACGACTTCACCATTGGCCGCATGACCGACGACCCGCAGAACAAATTGGTCTCGCAGCTGCCGTTCGCCCAGTTGCGCGACATGCAGCTGGTGATCCGCAACCCGGTCGATGGCAACTTCATCAAGACCGATCAGACCATTGCCGCCGTGGAGCAGGCGCTGGAGCACGCGTTGCAAAAGCCGGAGGCGATGTCGGTGGCGCTGGATTGCAAGGAAGACACCGGCGAGGCGGTGGCGATGCTGCTGATGCGTCGGCCGGATCTGCGCAAGGGGGCCGCGATCAAGCTGTATGCCAAGTACTACACGGGCGGCTTCGATCAATTTCTGTCCAATCTGTACAAACATTATCAGATCAATCCGCTGCACTCCGAGGATGCGCCCCGCCGTGCTGCGCTCGATCGCCTGCTGGCCAAGATGAACGTGGTGCCGGTCTTCAGTCAGGGCATGCTCGCCGACCCGCAGGTGCGCGATTTCTTCCCGGGCAAGGACGACGGCCCCGAGGGGCTGGCCGAGACCGCGGTGCAATGGCTGGAGAGCTGGAACAGGATGCGCCTGGTCACGGTGGAGGCGGTGTCCACCGATCAGCAAAGCGATGCGGGCAAGGCCATGGAACTGACACGCACACGGTTGCGTCAGCCGGACTCTTCTTATGCGCATGCGGCATTTTCGGCCGGCTACCGCTATGAGGATTTCTCCCTGCCGCGCGCCAACCACGACAAGGACTATTACGTCTGGCGCAACTTCGGCGAGATGCAAAAGATCAGCGGCGAAGCCTTTGGTATCAAGCGCACCACCGCCGGTGCCTTTCGCGACGCTGGTGAAAGCCTGTTGACGGACCAAGTCGAAGAAGAACTGCTCGCGCTGCTGGAAAACCGCACGCTGGCGCGCGGCCATACCGGCGTGGAACTGGACCTGCCGCCGGAAACGCCCATCGATACCGCACGCGATGCGGACATCGTGCAGCAGCGCACCCGCGAATTTCGCGACGCGTCCAAGCCAGCCGACCCGATCGCGATTGGGGCAGTCCGCGAAGGCCGCGTTCTGGATCGCTCGGCAGACCTCCCGTACGACGCGGCGGCAAGACGCGCAGTGGATGCCCGCGCCGAATCCCTGGGGCTACTGACCGATAAGTACCGTGGCGCACCGGTGACCCATTACCTCAACGAGCAAGCCAAGCAGAGCGAGCCTGAGTGA
- a CDS encoding ImmA/IrrE family metallo-endopeptidase, whose product MSKRLDPRISSSRIRLENPYAHMEEIEACWQAGNDQNRYRFASSDGKAFSTKKSHSFESIEAQAKELQRAIWKKRTDLGLSQNVHPIDVLDPQLAAELLGFDFTLHSSLGWMINGSRQVSVAGMIDQSTRSIKIATDADPRVMRFTAAHEIGHAILHPDQTELHRDQPLDRVRQARNRTELEADKFATYFLLPEKLLTEEFKSRFLGVFALDEQTAFALLSKPIFKVIEALPTLRHVSRKLASATYYNGSHFVSLSESFGVSVEAMAIRLEELKLVIE is encoded by the coding sequence ATGAGCAAGCGATTGGATCCACGCATCTCGTCTAGTCGCATACGACTGGAGAACCCGTACGCGCACATGGAAGAAATTGAGGCGTGCTGGCAAGCGGGCAATGACCAGAATCGGTATCGATTTGCGAGTTCGGACGGTAAGGCCTTCTCTACAAAGAAAAGCCATAGCTTTGAGTCGATAGAGGCACAGGCTAAAGAGTTGCAACGCGCGATTTGGAAGAAGCGGACAGATCTCGGGCTTAGCCAGAACGTGCACCCGATTGACGTCTTAGATCCGCAGCTTGCCGCGGAGCTTCTGGGTTTCGACTTCACCCTTCATTCTAGTCTTGGTTGGATGATCAACGGCAGCCGCCAAGTTTCGGTCGCGGGCATGATTGATCAATCGACTCGATCCATCAAAATCGCAACGGATGCTGACCCGAGAGTCATGCGTTTCACTGCGGCTCATGAGATCGGTCACGCAATTCTTCATCCCGATCAAACAGAGCTACATCGGGATCAGCCGTTAGACCGAGTTCGGCAAGCGCGCAATCGAACCGAACTTGAGGCAGACAAGTTCGCGACCTACTTTTTGCTGCCAGAGAAACTTCTCACTGAAGAATTTAAGTCTCGCTTCCTGGGTGTTTTCGCCCTTGATGAGCAGACCGCATTTGCTCTACTGAGCAAGCCTATTTTCAAAGTGATTGAAGCTCTTCCGACTCTCCGTCACGTCTCTAGGAAGCTTGCGAGCGCGACTTATTACAACGGCTCCCACTTCGTATCGTTGTCCGAATCTTTTGGAGTCAGCGTCGAAGCAATGGCCATTCGACTTGAAGAACTGAAACTCGTTATTGAGTGA